A window of Amphiprion ocellaris isolate individual 3 ecotype Okinawa chromosome 12, ASM2253959v1, whole genome shotgun sequence contains these coding sequences:
- the LOC111583097 gene encoding vascular endothelial growth factor A-like isoform X2: protein MQSLPRLLLVLVTQLIPAQMLHLPPEGNSTGNTVMKFEEVLEKSQCRPMEQLVDVEQNFPEEVEFLYKPACVPLWRCSGCCINEELECHPTLERNITLQVMRILPPASAQPVQLTFVEHQRCECSITESIKNRPRRRKHKKTASDCEKCQSPQNKINRH, encoded by the exons ATGCAGAGTCTCCCGAGGCTCCTATTGGTTCTTGTGACGCAGCTGATACCTGCACAG atgcTTCACCTTCCACCGGAGGGTAACTCCACAGGTAACACAG TGATGAAGTTCGAGGAGGTTCTGGAGAAGAGCCAGTGTCGGCCGATGGAGCAGCTGGTGGACGTGGAGCAAAACTTTCCTGAGGAGGTGGAGTTCCTGTACAAACCCGCCTGTGTGCCGCTGTGGAGATGCTCCGGTTGCTGCATCAACGAGGAGCTGGAATGTCATCCGACGCTTGAACGCAACATCACTCTGCAG GTGATGAGGATTCTCCCCCCGGCGTCTGCACAACCTGTCCAACTCACATTTGTAGAACATCAGAGATGTGAATGCAG CATCACAGAGTCTATCAAGAACAGACCTCGGAGGCGGAAACACAAGAAGACAGCGAGTGACTGTGAAAA
- the LOC111583097 gene encoding vascular endothelial growth factor A-like isoform X1 produces MQSLPRLLLVLVTQLIPAQMLHLPPEGNSTGNTVMKFEEVLEKSQCRPMEQLVDVEQNFPEEVEFLYKPACVPLWRCSGCCINEELECHPTLERNITLQVMRILPPASAQPVQLTFVEHQRCECRERQPLQSHKSITESIKNRPRRRKHKKTASDCEKCQSPQNKINRH; encoded by the exons ATGCAGAGTCTCCCGAGGCTCCTATTGGTTCTTGTGACGCAGCTGATACCTGCACAG atgcTTCACCTTCCACCGGAGGGTAACTCCACAGGTAACACAG TGATGAAGTTCGAGGAGGTTCTGGAGAAGAGCCAGTGTCGGCCGATGGAGCAGCTGGTGGACGTGGAGCAAAACTTTCCTGAGGAGGTGGAGTTCCTGTACAAACCCGCCTGTGTGCCGCTGTGGAGATGCTCCGGTTGCTGCATCAACGAGGAGCTGGAATGTCATCCGACGCTTGAACGCAACATCACTCTGCAG GTGATGAGGATTCTCCCCCCGGCGTCTGCACAACCTGTCCAACTCACATTTGTAGAACATCAGAGATGTGAATGCAG aGAACGGCAGCCACTTCAAAGTCATAAAAG CATCACAGAGTCTATCAAGAACAGACCTCGGAGGCGGAAACACAAGAAGACAGCGAGTGACTGTGAAAA